In a genomic window of Streptomyces sp. BHT-5-2:
- a CDS encoding MFS transporter, with the protein MNAAVIAIQAMVSGVNLAVPQLSGSGLHPSATQLVWIVDSYLLVFAGLLIPAGALGDRLGRKPVLIGGLVLFAAGCLGCALSPNVTMLIVGRAVAGLGAALVMPATLALSLAVTPPGERGKAVGAWSGATGLGGMVGNLLAGTTLQFFSWPVFFTLFVPAAAVLAGLAGRWVPPTERHSAPSDVPGTMLLVATLTTLLFGLIEGRELGWTSASVLTAFAATVVFGVLFVRHSLRSDHPLIDLRLLARPAIGSGALGVAAAFLGMFSLFFLNAQYLHYAKGFSAVEAGLAVLPQGLCMKLVSPRAARLAARWGTHRVVATGMVLIVTGLALLSLATSATPYRLYALDLLIMATGMGLATPPLSGGIVASLPGAQSGLGSALNSTAREIGSAIGIAVVATVVTTQFLAHLPSTVARSTHSTAEAMTAASHLTPIQHASVVRGFTEAMAAGYRTVAVLVALAAVTVLVWRRHGARTETALPARRHRPTA; encoded by the coding sequence ATGAACGCCGCCGTCATCGCGATCCAGGCAATGGTCTCCGGCGTCAATCTGGCCGTTCCCCAGCTGTCCGGGAGCGGCCTGCACCCGTCGGCGACACAGCTGGTGTGGATCGTCGACAGCTATCTGCTGGTCTTCGCCGGACTCCTCATCCCGGCGGGGGCGTTGGGCGACCGCCTGGGGCGAAAGCCGGTCCTCATCGGCGGTCTCGTCCTGTTCGCCGCCGGCTGCCTGGGCTGCGCGCTCTCCCCGAACGTCACCATGCTGATCGTCGGACGGGCCGTCGCGGGACTGGGCGCGGCGCTGGTCATGCCCGCCACGCTCGCCCTCTCGTTGGCGGTGACACCGCCCGGCGAGCGCGGCAAGGCAGTGGGGGCCTGGTCCGGCGCGACCGGACTGGGCGGCATGGTCGGCAACCTCCTCGCCGGCACCACCCTGCAGTTCTTCTCCTGGCCGGTGTTCTTCACGCTCTTCGTCCCGGCCGCCGCCGTGCTCGCCGGGCTGGCCGGCCGCTGGGTCCCGCCCACCGAACGCCACTCGGCACCCTCCGATGTGCCAGGCACCATGCTGCTGGTCGCCACCCTCACCACCCTGCTCTTCGGCCTGATCGAAGGCCGGGAACTGGGCTGGACATCGGCATCCGTCCTGACGGCGTTCGCCGCGACCGTCGTCTTCGGCGTGCTGTTCGTCCGGCACTCCCTGCGCAGCGACCACCCCCTGATCGACCTGCGGCTGCTGGCCAGACCTGCGATCGGCTCCGGCGCGCTGGGAGTCGCGGCCGCCTTCCTCGGGATGTTCAGCCTCTTCTTCCTCAACGCCCAGTACCTGCACTACGCCAAGGGCTTCAGCGCCGTGGAGGCGGGCCTGGCCGTCCTTCCGCAGGGCCTGTGCATGAAACTGGTCTCGCCCCGCGCCGCCCGGCTCGCCGCCCGGTGGGGCACGCACCGGGTGGTGGCCACCGGCATGGTACTGATCGTGACCGGGTTGGCGCTGCTCTCCCTGGCGACCTCCGCGACGCCGTACCGGCTGTACGCGCTCGATCTGTTGATCATGGCCACCGGCATGGGACTGGCCACCCCACCCCTCTCGGGCGGCATCGTCGCCTCCCTGCCCGGGGCCCAAAGCGGTCTGGGATCCGCGCTGAACAGCACCGCCCGGGAGATCGGCAGCGCCATCGGCATCGCCGTCGTCGCCACCGTCGTCACCACCCAGTTCCTCGCCCATCTGCCGTCGACCGTCGCCCGCAGCACGCACTCGACCGCGGAGGCGATGACCGCCGCAAGTCACCTGACTCCCATTCAACACGCCTCAGTGGTAAGAGGTTTCACCGAAGCCATGGCCGCCGGGTACCGCACCGTCGCCGTCCTGGTCGCCCTCGCCGCCGTGACGGTACTCGTCTGGCGCCGCCACGGCGCCCGCACGGAGACCGCCCTCCCGGCCCGCCGGCACCGCCCCACTGCCTGA
- a CDS encoding NAD(P)/FAD-dependent oxidoreductase, translating to MLARVVVVGAGYAGVMAANRLAAAGRSQLRVTMVNPRPDFVERVRLHEHAAGVSSAVRPLSGLLHRDVGLRVATVDSIAERSVQLDDGGALDFDYLVYAVGSTVGRGLPGAGHAWGVADLDGAEALRTRLRCLSAGARVVVIGGGLTGIETSAEIARRYPALRVELVAPSVAAWLPASSRSTVERKLVAAGVVLRTGLRAVAVRPDGVETDAGRLASDCTVWAGSFDVPELARHSGLPVASDGRLRTDEALVSVGNRRIVGVGDAVAPPRQVGAHLRMSCQAALPMGAHGADTVLALIRGERPAPLSIGMVGQGISLGRRDGFAQATDRDDTPRDFALSGRVAAVVKEWVCRLTVGSMRFPRAYRWLSGPTSNESRGPGESREPESAPAAAVSR from the coding sequence GTGTTGGCACGGGTAGTGGTGGTCGGCGCGGGATATGCGGGTGTGATGGCCGCGAATCGACTGGCGGCCGCGGGGCGGTCGCAGCTGCGCGTCACGATGGTCAATCCCCGCCCGGACTTCGTGGAACGCGTCCGGTTGCACGAGCACGCGGCGGGGGTGTCGAGTGCGGTACGGCCGTTGAGCGGGCTGCTGCACCGCGATGTGGGGCTGCGGGTGGCTACGGTGGACTCGATCGCCGAGCGGTCGGTGCAGCTCGATGACGGTGGTGCGCTCGACTTCGACTATCTGGTGTACGCGGTGGGCAGTACGGTCGGCCGTGGTCTGCCCGGAGCAGGGCATGCGTGGGGCGTTGCCGACCTCGACGGCGCCGAGGCGCTGCGCACGCGGCTGCGGTGTCTGTCCGCAGGGGCTCGCGTGGTGGTGATCGGCGGTGGACTCACCGGAATCGAGACGTCCGCCGAGATCGCCCGTCGGTACCCCGCGCTGCGGGTGGAGTTGGTTGCGCCGTCGGTTGCCGCCTGGCTGCCCGCGTCCAGCCGGTCGACCGTGGAGCGCAAGCTCGTGGCCGCCGGGGTGGTGCTGCGCACCGGACTGCGGGCCGTGGCCGTCCGCCCGGACGGGGTCGAGACGGACGCGGGCCGGCTGGCCAGTGACTGCACGGTGTGGGCCGGCTCGTTCGATGTGCCGGAGCTGGCGCGGCACAGTGGCCTTCCGGTGGCCTCCGATGGGCGTCTGCGCACCGATGAGGCCCTGGTGAGCGTGGGGAACCGGCGGATCGTGGGCGTCGGTGACGCCGTTGCACCGCCTCGGCAGGTCGGGGCTCATCTGCGGATGAGCTGCCAGGCAGCGCTGCCCATGGGCGCCCACGGTGCCGACACGGTGCTCGCGTTGATACGGGGCGAGCGACCGGCACCGCTGTCGATCGGCATGGTGGGGCAGGGCATCAGTCTGGGGCGGCGGGACGGGTTCGCCCAGGCCACGGATCGCGACGACACCCCTCGGGACTTCGCGCTGTCCGGGCGGGTGGCGGCGGTGGTCAAGGAGTGGGTGTGCCGTCTCACCGTCGGCTCGATGCGGTTCCCGCGCGCCTATCGATGGCTGTCGGGGCCGACCTCGAACGAATCGAGGGGGCCGGGGGAGTCGAGGGAGCCCGAGTCGGCTCCGGCCGCGGCCGTGTCCCGATGA
- a CDS encoding MFS transporter: MLAGGVLIGAVNIYLAASLLPTTVADIGGERLYAWNMTVFLTAQVVATMLVNQILSRRGNIGSYLLGFGVFALGSVVCAATPNMPVLLVGRAGQGLGAGLLTGLGFTLIYSALPRRLWVRGSALVSAMFGLGNFVGPALGGLFAQFGSWRLAFVALALTSVLMGAFVPRVLPTSDRTGTGAEAGTPLGSLLPIIGAAGAVSIAGIVSDTPTMMMLLGLALASILVFVVTEKRSRVRVLPRSTYQPGSALRWVYSTIVCLAAGVAVETFLPLFGQRLGGLPPITAGFFGAALSLGWSSSQIASSSARRERTARWLRVAGPALLATGLAVLALMQRHDAPRSLVLAWLPVLLLAGAGIGLAMPHLSVAAMTGTPDKEEGAKAAAAIATVLTLSTACGAAVAGLLVSLGGPSTVDSARCLLLGFAAVSALGTLTALRADRLARRTEPRPESGPASKAGPNSASGSNAESGSRSESVSAYGSTSEGPRGIRVEDVSEGRR; encoded by the coding sequence GTGTTGGCCGGGGGCGTGCTCATCGGCGCGGTCAACATCTACCTGGCCGCGAGTCTGCTGCCGACGACGGTCGCCGACATCGGCGGTGAACGCCTCTACGCCTGGAACATGACGGTTTTCCTGACCGCCCAGGTCGTGGCGACCATGCTCGTGAACCAAATCCTTTCCCGTCGCGGCAACATCGGCTCCTACCTGCTCGGCTTCGGTGTCTTCGCGCTCGGCTCGGTGGTCTGCGCGGCCACTCCGAACATGCCGGTGCTGTTGGTCGGCCGCGCCGGCCAGGGACTGGGAGCGGGGTTGCTGACCGGACTGGGCTTCACCCTGATCTACTCGGCACTGCCACGCCGTCTATGGGTACGGGGCAGCGCGTTGGTCTCCGCCATGTTCGGCCTCGGCAACTTCGTCGGCCCGGCGCTCGGCGGCCTCTTCGCCCAGTTCGGCTCCTGGCGCCTGGCGTTCGTGGCCCTGGCCCTCACCTCGGTGCTGATGGGTGCGTTCGTCCCCCGGGTACTCCCCACCAGCGACAGAACCGGGACGGGAGCAGAAGCAGGCACCCCGCTTGGTTCCCTGCTGCCGATCATCGGTGCCGCAGGTGCCGTGAGCATCGCCGGTATCGTCTCCGACACCCCGACGATGATGATGCTCCTCGGCCTGGCGCTCGCCTCGATCCTGGTCTTCGTGGTGACGGAGAAACGCAGCCGCGTCCGAGTCCTGCCCCGCTCGACCTACCAGCCCGGCTCCGCGTTGCGATGGGTCTACTCGACCATCGTGTGCCTCGCGGCGGGCGTTGCCGTGGAGACCTTCCTGCCCCTGTTCGGCCAGCGTCTGGGCGGACTCCCGCCGATCACCGCCGGATTCTTCGGAGCGGCACTGTCGCTCGGCTGGTCGTCAAGTCAGATCGCGAGCTCCTCGGCACGCAGGGAGCGGACGGCCCGATGGCTACGAGTGGCCGGTCCTGCCCTCCTGGCAACCGGACTGGCCGTGCTCGCCCTGATGCAGCGCCACGACGCACCACGGTCTCTGGTCCTCGCATGGCTGCCCGTTCTTCTGCTCGCCGGCGCGGGCATCGGACTGGCCATGCCCCATCTGTCCGTTGCCGCGATGACCGGCACGCCGGACAAGGAGGAAGGCGCGAAGGCCGCCGCGGCGATCGCGACGGTGCTCACGCTGTCGACCGCCTGCGGTGCGGCGGTCGCCGGCCTCCTCGTCAGCCTCGGCGGCCCGTCGACTGTCGACTCCGCGCGCTGCCTGCTGCTCGGCTTCGCCGCCGTCTCCGCCCTCGGTACGCTCACCGCGCTCCGCGCCGACCGCCTCGCCCGACGGACCGAACCACGCCCCGAGTCCGGGCCGGCCTCCAAGGCCGGACCCAACTCCGCATCCGGGTCCAACGCCGAATCCGGGTCACGCTCCGAGTCGGTGTCCGCGTACGGTTCCACGTCCGAAGGTCCGCGTGGAATCCGCGTTGAGGACGTGAGCGAAGGGCGGCGGTAG
- a CDS encoding alpha/beta hydrolase: MQPTVVLVHGAFANSFSFAPLQAELGLLGHRSVAVDLPGHGFGATYLRSYQAPQDLEGLATEPGSIKGVTLSDNVAHLIGILERAKRNGPVILVSHSRGGITATAAANARPDLIDRIVYVSAWCPVDLDANGYYAEPEMATVDVAALAPAMAGNPAELGLLRTNFRTADPAVLAVFKAAFLHDGTDEEFLTFLNTFQPDENLDAGTSADRAQAATWGRIPKTFVRLADDTSMPLALQDRLIREGNALTPDNPYDVRTLAGSHLKWLVDPAPTARLLGELVGLLDSPAGS; encoded by the coding sequence ATGCAACCGACGGTCGTTCTGGTTCACGGAGCCTTCGCGAACTCCTTCTCGTTCGCGCCGCTCCAGGCCGAACTCGGCCTGCTCGGGCACCGTTCGGTCGCCGTCGACCTGCCCGGCCACGGGTTCGGGGCGACCTACCTGCGCTCCTACCAGGCGCCGCAGGACCTCGAAGGGCTGGCCACCGAGCCGGGCTCGATCAAGGGCGTCACGCTTTCCGACAACGTCGCGCATCTGATCGGGATCCTGGAACGGGCCAAGCGGAACGGCCCGGTGATCCTTGTCTCGCACAGCCGCGGCGGCATCACGGCCACGGCCGCGGCCAACGCGCGACCGGACCTGATCGACCGCATCGTGTATGTGTCGGCCTGGTGCCCGGTCGACCTCGACGCCAACGGCTACTACGCCGAGCCGGAGATGGCCACGGTCGACGTCGCGGCCCTGGCTCCGGCGATGGCCGGCAACCCGGCCGAACTCGGCCTGCTCCGCACCAACTTCCGCACCGCGGATCCGGCCGTGCTCGCCGTGTTCAAGGCGGCCTTCCTCCACGACGGCACGGACGAGGAGTTCCTGACGTTCCTGAACACCTTCCAGCCCGATGAGAACCTGGACGCGGGCACCTCCGCCGACCGGGCGCAAGCCGCGACCTGGGGTCGGATTCCGAAGACCTTCGTCCGCCTGGCCGACGACACGAGCATGCCGCTCGCCCTTCAGGACAGGTTGATCCGCGAGGGCAACGCACTGACGCCGGACAACCCCTACGACGTCCGCACGTTGGCGGGCAGCCACCTGAAGTGGCTGGTCGACCCGGCGCCGACGGCCCGACTCCTGGGCGAACTCGTCGGGTTGCTGGACTCGCCTGCCGGGTCGTGA
- a CDS encoding flavodoxin family protein → MKAIIVCTSVSHGNTRRVADVMGQVLEAPVVAPEQADAAELAACDLVGFGSGIFLQKFHPNLSEFVRSLPKGEGRRAFVFATSGLPELPFRPFTRPLVRSLRQKGFEVDDTFSCRARDTWFPFKLVGGINNGRPDATDLAAARTFAEGLRARTGTAS, encoded by the coding sequence ATGAAGGCCATCATCGTCTGCACGTCCGTGTCTCATGGCAACACCAGGAGGGTCGCCGACGTCATGGGGCAGGTGCTGGAGGCCCCGGTCGTCGCGCCGGAACAGGCCGATGCGGCGGAACTGGCCGCCTGCGACCTCGTGGGATTCGGCTCGGGCATCTTCCTGCAGAAGTTCCATCCGAACCTGAGCGAGTTCGTCCGGTCGCTCCCGAAGGGGGAGGGGCGCAGGGCGTTCGTCTTCGCCACCAGCGGGCTGCCCGAGCTGCCGTTCCGGCCCTTCACCCGCCCTCTGGTACGGAGTCTCAGGCAGAAGGGCTTCGAGGTGGACGACACCTTCTCGTGCCGGGCACGGGACACCTGGTTTCCGTTCAAGCTCGTCGGCGGGATCAACAACGGGCGACCCGACGCCACCGACCTGGCGGCGGCGCGCACCTTCGCCGAAGGGCTGCGTGCGCGGACCGGTACGGCGTCCTGA
- a CDS encoding type 1 glutamine amidotransferase produces MPARTVLILQHVEVEKPGMILDALDGSGLDVEIRNLIDLPAASDDDLPPVSDLAGLVVMGGPMNADDLAGHPALKVERNLLADALRHEVPTLGVCLGAQLLARAQGLAVRPGSELGRSSEIGWAPLRDVDRDDPVVGPLADAPAVLHWHGDRIVPAPGTRVLARTDTTECQAFRAGPVAWGLQFHLEVTPDLLDDWLGEAAFTAEAAEALGSQAVDTLRADARAAAPALRPLAEQSLSHLRALFRAHADR; encoded by the coding sequence ATGCCCGCACGAACCGTCCTGATCCTGCAACACGTCGAGGTCGAGAAGCCCGGCATGATCCTCGACGCGTTGGACGGCAGTGGCCTCGACGTCGAAATCCGCAACCTGATCGACCTCCCGGCCGCCTCGGACGACGACCTTCCTCCGGTTTCCGACCTGGCGGGTCTGGTCGTGATGGGCGGACCCATGAACGCCGACGACCTGGCGGGCCATCCGGCCCTGAAGGTGGAGCGGAACCTCCTGGCCGACGCGCTGCGGCACGAAGTGCCGACGCTAGGCGTGTGTCTGGGAGCCCAACTTCTCGCCCGCGCCCAGGGATTGGCGGTGCGGCCTGGTAGCGAACTCGGTCGGAGCAGCGAGATCGGCTGGGCACCGCTGCGCGACGTGGACCGCGACGATCCCGTCGTCGGCCCGCTGGCGGACGCCCCCGCGGTACTCCACTGGCACGGCGACCGCATCGTTCCCGCCCCCGGCACCCGCGTACTGGCCCGTACCGACACCACCGAGTGCCAGGCGTTCCGGGCCGGGCCGGTCGCCTGGGGCCTCCAGTTCCACCTGGAGGTCACCCCGGACCTCCTCGACGACTGGCTCGGTGAAGCCGCCTTCACCGCCGAGGCGGCAGAAGCTCTCGGTTCCCAGGCCGTCGACACGCTACGGGCCGATGCCCGAGCCGCGGCCCCGGCCCTGCGCCCGCTGGCCGAGCAGAGTCTGTCCCACCTCCGGGCCCTCTTCCGGGCACACGCCGATCGCTAG
- a CDS encoding N-acetyltransferase produces the protein MAVRAFVPDTFVVPRDLTGAGFRLEPLGPQHNEADHEAWMSSIEHIRATPGFRDRGWPPPAGMSPADNLHDLQRHADDFAKRAGFTYTVLDNDDQVIGCVYIYPARSEQPDQPNQPDQPNQPHGSEQSNGSEQPAQSGHGIAAVRSWVRADRAALDGPLHDAVAAWLSSHWPFEGVRYRTERL, from the coding sequence ATGGCCGTTCGAGCTTTTGTCCCCGACACGTTCGTAGTGCCGCGGGACCTCACCGGTGCGGGCTTCCGCCTGGAGCCGTTGGGGCCGCAGCACAACGAAGCCGATCACGAGGCATGGATGTCGAGCATCGAGCACATCCGTGCCACCCCGGGCTTCCGGGACCGCGGCTGGCCGCCACCCGCCGGTATGAGTCCCGCGGACAATCTGCACGACCTGCAGCGCCATGCCGACGACTTCGCGAAGCGGGCCGGCTTCACGTACACGGTTCTCGACAACGACGATCAGGTGATCGGCTGCGTCTACATCTACCCGGCGCGCTCCGAGCAGCCGGATCAGCCGAATCAGCCGGATCAGCCGAATCAGCCGCATGGGTCGGAACAGTCGAACGGGTCGGAACAGCCGGCGCAGTCGGGACACGGGATCGCGGCGGTGCGTTCGTGGGTGCGGGCGGATCGGGCCGCACTGGACGGTCCGCTGCACGACGCCGTGGCTGCCTGGCTGTCGTCGCACTGGCCGTTCGAGGGGGTCCGCTACCGCACCGAGCGACTGTGA
- a CDS encoding LysR family transcriptional regulator, whose product MHPVHTKLDFNLLVALDVLLEECSVTAAADRLAMSEPAMSRTLGRIRKVVEDPVLVRAGHTMQPTPRAVAMRSEVRALVQRTRAVLAPAGEPDPGSLTRTFTISANDAMVTSVGDHLLTCVEQQAPKVTLRFLAEPPGDHAGLRDGSIDLQMGVLGPLAPEVHTELLATDHTVMVMRPDHPLAGGELTAERVAAARHIVTSRRGRLSGPVDDALAVRGLGRHAAVVAPTFAATLLMLANRHDVVGLFPWRQYRTNVRTLGLVARELPMPLPPLQLSMAWHPRDDADPAHQWLRSRIRHSAKAVLEPEDVPIG is encoded by the coding sequence ATGCATCCCGTGCATACGAAGCTGGATTTCAATCTGCTCGTCGCCCTAGACGTACTGCTGGAGGAGTGTTCGGTCACCGCGGCCGCCGACCGGCTGGCGATGTCCGAGCCGGCGATGAGCCGGACCCTGGGGCGGATACGCAAGGTCGTCGAAGACCCGGTCCTGGTGCGGGCAGGTCACACCATGCAGCCCACGCCCCGTGCGGTGGCCATGCGCAGCGAAGTGCGCGCACTGGTGCAACGCACCCGCGCGGTGCTCGCCCCGGCCGGCGAACCGGACCCCGGCTCGCTCACCCGCACCTTCACGATCTCCGCCAACGACGCCATGGTCACCTCCGTCGGAGACCACCTGCTCACCTGCGTCGAACAACAGGCGCCCAAGGTGACGTTGCGGTTCCTGGCCGAACCGCCGGGCGATCATGCCGGGCTGCGGGACGGCAGCATCGACCTCCAGATGGGAGTCCTGGGCCCGCTCGCCCCCGAGGTCCATACCGAACTCCTCGCCACCGACCACACCGTCATGGTCATGCGCCCCGACCACCCCTTGGCCGGGGGCGAACTCACCGCCGAGCGGGTGGCCGCCGCCAGGCACATCGTCACCTCCCGCCGTGGCCGGCTGAGCGGGCCGGTGGACGACGCCCTGGCCGTACGGGGACTGGGCCGCCACGCCGCAGTCGTCGCGCCGACGTTCGCCGCCACGCTGCTGATGCTGGCCAATCGGCACGATGTGGTCGGCCTCTTCCCCTGGCGTCAGTACCGCACCAATGTGCGCACCCTCGGCCTGGTCGCCAGGGAACTGCCCATGCCCCTGCCGCCGCTGCAACTGTCCATGGCCTGGCACCCACGCGACGACGCGGATCCGGCCCACCAGTGGCTGCGCTCCCGCATCCGCCACTCCGCCAAGGCAGTGCTGGAGCCCGAGGACGTTCCCATCGGCTGA
- a CDS encoding chloramphenicol phosphotransferase CPT family protein, protein MTSGRIIFLNGTSSSGKSSIARELLDILDDGVYFHMAVDGFGAMRTRRDLDGAELDAALRRTRMGFHRSIAAMAEVGNDIVVDHVLSEPWRLLDCLTVLPPEEVLFVGVHCPPDELARRERARGDRPPGLAAYQYGLVHSHGDYDLECDTGAAGPRECAQQIKEFLPHLPAPNAFTRLCRRLLPGGGPGPAEPTAPADAVM, encoded by the coding sequence ATGACATCTGGCCGGATCATCTTCCTCAACGGCACTTCCAGTTCAGGCAAGTCGAGCATCGCCCGGGAGCTCCTGGACATCCTGGACGATGGTGTCTACTTCCATATGGCGGTCGACGGATTCGGCGCGATGCGCACCCGGCGGGACCTGGACGGGGCGGAGCTCGACGCCGCGCTGCGACGGACCAGGATGGGCTTCCACCGTTCGATCGCGGCGATGGCCGAGGTGGGTAACGACATCGTCGTCGACCATGTGCTGAGCGAACCCTGGCGGCTGCTCGACTGCCTGACCGTGCTGCCGCCGGAGGAGGTGCTGTTCGTCGGTGTGCACTGTCCGCCGGACGAACTGGCCCGCCGTGAGCGGGCCCGGGGCGATCGTCCGCCGGGCCTTGCCGCGTACCAGTACGGCCTGGTGCACAGTCACGGCGACTACGACCTGGAGTGCGACACGGGCGCGGCCGGCCCGCGCGAATGTGCTCAGCAGATCAAGGAGTTCCTCCCGCACCTGCCCGCCCCCAACGCCTTCACCCGCCTGTGCCGACGCCTCCTGCCGGGCGGCGGGCCGGGCCCCGCCGAACCCACCGCACCCGCCGACGCCGTGATGTGA
- a CDS encoding helix-turn-helix domain-containing protein produces the protein MSRTPDAPAEIAPLAASLLPRSEELGARMARRIRSEVAYYRGDEHVPFEELTASCRRNCEHVLRQLVDGGAGDMAPAQETGRERARQGTPLAELLHAYRVGSEVLWSAIAAEARSAQGLTAEVIMSLAAWWVNGGLAASATDAYREEVSELVLQRERERSALVEALFTGLLTDRTTLWEAADVLGLPTGGPYVVVAAEVPGPGREALPGIEARLLTERLRSAWRLLPDLHVGVVAVQRPAAEEALVRVLERALTVRVGVSPTFRDLRETPRALRLARLALTGMHGVPTGIARFDNSPAALLVAAAPDEAGRIARSTLDGVLRLPADERDRLLETLDCWFAAAGSTAGAAELLYCHRNTVRYRLRRLEDLTGRSLRDPRAVADLAVALHALRLTPGE, from the coding sequence ATGAGCCGCACGCCCGACGCACCCGCCGAGATCGCGCCCCTCGCGGCTTCGCTGCTGCCCCGCAGCGAGGAACTGGGCGCACGGATGGCCCGCCGCATACGTTCCGAGGTCGCGTACTACCGGGGTGACGAACACGTTCCCTTCGAGGAGTTGACGGCATCGTGCCGGCGCAACTGTGAGCATGTGCTCCGACAACTCGTCGACGGCGGTGCCGGGGACATGGCGCCCGCGCAGGAGACCGGTCGCGAACGGGCCCGCCAGGGGACCCCGTTGGCCGAGCTGCTGCATGCCTATCGCGTCGGGTCCGAGGTGTTGTGGTCGGCGATCGCCGCCGAGGCCCGCTCCGCCCAGGGCCTGACCGCCGAGGTCATCATGTCGCTGGCCGCGTGGTGGGTGAACGGCGGTCTCGCGGCATCGGCCACGGATGCGTACCGCGAGGAGGTCTCCGAACTGGTACTGCAACGCGAGCGTGAGCGTTCGGCCCTGGTCGAGGCGCTGTTCACCGGTCTGCTCACCGACCGGACGACCCTGTGGGAGGCCGCCGACGTCCTCGGCCTGCCCACCGGTGGGCCGTATGTCGTGGTGGCCGCCGAGGTGCCTGGCCCCGGCCGGGAGGCACTGCCCGGGATCGAGGCCCGCCTGCTCACCGAACGGCTGCGGTCCGCCTGGCGTCTGCTGCCGGATCTGCATGTCGGCGTGGTCGCCGTCCAGCGGCCCGCGGCCGAGGAAGCGTTGGTGCGCGTGCTGGAGCGTGCGCTCACCGTGCGGGTCGGCGTCAGCCCGACGTTCCGTGACCTGCGGGAGACCCCGAGGGCCCTTCGGCTGGCCCGCCTGGCCCTCACCGGAATGCACGGTGTGCCCACAGGCATCGCCCGCTTCGACAACAGTCCGGCCGCCCTGCTGGTGGCCGCGGCTCCGGACGAGGCCGGGCGGATCGCCAGGTCCACCCTCGACGGCGTACTGCGGCTGCCTGCCGACGAGCGGGACCGTCTGCTGGAGACCCTGGACTGCTGGTTCGCGGCGGCCGGCTCGACGGCCGGGGCGGCGGAACTCCTGTACTGCCACCGCAACACCGTCCGCTACCGGCTGCGCAGACTGGAGGACCTGACGGGGCGTTCGCTGCGCGACCCCCGTGCGGTGGCCGACCTGGCCGTGGCGCTGCACGCCTTACGGTTGACGCCCGGCGAGTAG
- a CDS encoding SGNH/GDSL hydrolase family protein: MPRAATPRTTSTTTSTTVSPGAVAVRAPGTGRYASVLTGAALLAAALTMATTPTSAHAATPVPTGTGTYVALGDSYAAGAGVPAQSAGLCLRSDHNYGHLVAAALSPSSYVDKTCAGAKVSALTTSQTDVGIVVNGPQLDAVTPDTSLVTLTLGGNELGTSDLGFVDVAVACSGLSLTNPFGSPCHDFYGNTLSRRLDSAATRLADGLRKLSAKAPKAKVVVVGYPAVLPDDPKKCLGKMPVTTGDLRFLRSVLGELNDKVARTATAAGAAYVDTFGPTKGHDSCSTSPWIEGLLPTSPAAPLHPNATGERAMSQAVLRALGH, encoded by the coding sequence GTGCCCAGAGCCGCAACACCGCGCACCACAAGCACCACCACCAGCACCACAGTCAGCCCGGGCGCCGTCGCCGTGCGCGCCCCAGGCACCGGCAGGTACGCGTCCGTACTGACCGGTGCCGCCCTGCTCGCCGCCGCCCTCACCATGGCCACCACCCCCACCTCCGCACACGCCGCAACCCCGGTCCCAACCGGTACCGGCACATATGTGGCCCTCGGGGACTCCTACGCCGCCGGGGCCGGCGTTCCCGCCCAGTCGGCGGGACTGTGCCTGCGCTCCGACCACAACTACGGGCATCTCGTCGCCGCGGCCCTCTCCCCGTCCTCGTACGTGGACAAGACCTGCGCCGGCGCCAAGGTGAGCGCGCTGACCACGTCTCAGACCGACGTCGGGATCGTCGTCAACGGCCCTCAGCTCGATGCCGTCACACCCGACACCTCCCTGGTCACCCTCACCCTCGGCGGCAACGAACTCGGCACCTCCGACCTCGGCTTCGTCGACGTCGCGGTCGCCTGCTCGGGCCTCTCCCTCACCAACCCCTTCGGCTCGCCCTGCCACGACTTCTACGGCAACACGCTCAGCCGACGACTCGACTCGGCGGCGACCCGCCTGGCCGACGGCCTGCGCAAGCTGTCCGCCAAGGCCCCCAAGGCCAAGGTGGTGGTCGTGGGCTACCCGGCCGTGCTTCCCGACGATCCGAAGAAGTGCCTGGGCAAGATGCCCGTCACCACCGGTGACCTCCGCTTCCTGCGCTCCGTCCTCGGCGAGCTCAACGACAAGGTGGCCAGGACCGCCACCGCGGCGGGCGCCGCCTACGTCGACACCTTCGGCCCGACCAAGGGACACGACAGCTGTTCCACGTCGCCCTGGATCGAAGGTCTCCTGCCCACCTCACCCGCCGCGCCCCTGCACCCCAACGCCACCGGCGAACGTGCCATGTCGCAGGCGGTGTTGAGGGCTCTCGGCCACTGA